The Candidatus Thorarchaeota archaeon genome includes the window TAATTCCTACTTTCTTGGAAGCAGATTTTATAATCTGTTGGATTGTTCTTTTGTTATATTTTCCATCTCTTTGAGAGACAAAAACTAGTCCGTCTTTGTTTATCCCGTACATTTTCAACTACATAGTTTTACCAATTCACTCCTTTCTTAAGAGCAATTTCATTGAGGATTGCTTTAAGGATTAGGGACTTATTTTTAACATCACTCTGTTTGACCTTATCTGTTTTGATTTTCTGAGTTGCTTTGTCTAATGAACTTCTTAAGTCTATTAAATCAAGTAAGGTTGCTGCCTTGCAGAAAAAACTTTTCGACCTGCCATCATCAAAATTCTTTATCATTGTTTCAAGTAATTTAATTCGTTCTTTCTGTTGCGTTACGAATTTTTCAATTCCACATTCTTTTATAAAATTCAAATTTGGCATAACTTTTTTGCCCGATGGGTAAGAA containing:
- a CDS encoding DUF3795 domain-containing protein; translation: NKHPSCSFITCCVKKKNLEVCAECSEFPCPKFKSNEEYQQSKESSSYPSGKKVMPNLNFIKECGIEKFVTQQKERIKLLETMIKNFDDGRSKSFFCKAATLLDLIDLRSSLDKATQKIKTDKVKQSDVKNKSLILKAILNEIALKKGVNW